From a region of the Hymenobacter jejuensis genome:
- a CDS encoding DUF937 domain-containing protein encodes MSVALLEKVKSYLAGDAVRLASTALGEDEASVAKAFNKAIPLVMKAFQDLSNRPGGTDILRNMTRDAHAAGLVSNVEQVIAPTGVWHERGKELMRSMLDEEYTGQVEAIAQGCALPASAVENLLSIAAPITLGAMGQQAAEQRLDAIGLGKLLRSQRLTDAATPVSMSSGAPWTIISASGDLGADNQHGKSNPLAGFDPQKFLLRGRNTRSVWLALVAIAVAIGGYLLGHNSSSAAPDSSLSATPATSVSDAQMPPSVAAQNRYDKLASDYVYKELPAEEAAGSDPALSASSTNSPSTTAPNPERAAIPKLSSETNTNTAVSSSAKRRTTRTPVRRTKKAAGFLRSVGSRINRLFRGSKTQRKQRYKTKRSNAAVCPCTHPVK; translated from the coding sequence ATGTCAGTCGCCTTATTAGAAAAGGTTAAAAGCTACCTCGCTGGTGACGCCGTGCGACTAGCTAGCACGGCATTGGGAGAAGACGAGGCCTCGGTGGCGAAAGCTTTCAATAAAGCTATTCCGCTGGTAATGAAAGCCTTTCAGGATTTGTCTAACCGGCCAGGCGGCACGGATATTCTCCGGAACATGACGCGCGATGCTCACGCCGCGGGCTTGGTCAGCAACGTCGAACAGGTAATAGCCCCCACTGGCGTTTGGCACGAGCGTGGCAAAGAGCTGATGCGGTCGATGCTGGACGAAGAATATACAGGCCAGGTCGAGGCAATTGCCCAAGGCTGCGCGCTCCCTGCTTCGGCAGTGGAAAACCTGCTGAGCATCGCGGCGCCCATCACGCTGGGAGCGATGGGCCAGCAAGCCGCAGAGCAACGCCTAGATGCCATTGGTTTGGGCAAACTGCTGCGCAGCCAGCGCCTCACCGATGCGGCTACGCCTGTAAGCATGAGCAGCGGCGCGCCTTGGACAATCATCAGCGCAAGCGGTGATCTCGGTGCCGACAACCAACACGGCAAATCCAATCCGCTGGCCGGTTTCGACCCGCAGAAGTTCTTGCTGCGGGGGCGCAATACCCGTTCGGTGTGGCTGGCTTTGGTGGCAATTGCTGTAGCCATTGGTGGCTACTTGCTGGGGCACAACAGTTCTTCAGCGGCTCCGGACAGCAGCTTGTCGGCAACCCCTGCAACGAGCGTGAGCGACGCCCAAATGCCGCCCAGCGTGGCGGCGCAAAACCGCTACGACAAGCTCGCCAGTGATTACGTGTACAAAGAACTGCCCGCGGAAGAAGCTGCGGGCTCCGATCCGGCACTGTCGGCCTCCAGCACAAATTCGCCCAGCACTACTGCCCCCAACCCGGAACGCGCGGCTATCCCCAAGCTCAGTAGCGAAACCAATACCAACACAGCGGTGAGTAGCTCGGCCAAACGCCGGACGACGCGTACGCCGGTCCGCCGCACTAAAAAAGCTGCTGGTTTTCTGCGCTCGGTTGGTTCGCGCATCAACCGCCTGTTCCGTGGCTCGAAAACGCAACGGAAGCAGCGCTACAAAACCAAACGGAGTAACGCTGCAGTATGTCCGTGCACGCACCCAGTCAAATGA
- a CDS encoding 3'-5' exonuclease, with protein sequence MQVLRKVPFEQIFVLDIETVPCVGCHDELNEMLRLLWEHKCHALRREKGWNSSRLDVEPLPDFLHAATLFEQAGIYAEFGKVICISLGCFYFDRQEEQMRFRVKSFADHDEKQMLSEFAHVLDRKPQHILCAHNGKEFDFPYLSRRMLINGLTLPPQLDIAGKKPWEIPHLDTMELWKFGDRKSFTSLPLLAAMFNIPTPKDDINGSDVARVYYNEQDLPRIVKYCQKDIITTARLLQRFRGEEPFSDEAVVYADEWNAVMRKL encoded by the coding sequence ATGCAAGTACTTCGCAAAGTTCCGTTCGAGCAGATTTTCGTTCTCGACATCGAAACCGTGCCGTGCGTAGGTTGCCACGACGAGCTAAATGAAATGCTGCGACTGCTCTGGGAGCACAAATGCCATGCCCTGCGTCGCGAAAAAGGTTGGAATTCGAGCCGCCTCGACGTCGAGCCGCTGCCGGATTTTCTGCATGCGGCGACGCTGTTTGAGCAGGCCGGCATTTATGCTGAGTTCGGCAAAGTCATCTGTATTTCGCTGGGTTGCTTCTACTTCGACCGGCAGGAAGAGCAGATGCGCTTCCGGGTAAAATCCTTCGCCGACCACGACGAGAAGCAGATGCTCAGCGAGTTTGCGCACGTACTGGACCGCAAACCGCAGCACATACTGTGCGCTCACAACGGCAAGGAGTTCGATTTTCCGTATCTGTCGCGGCGTATGCTCATCAACGGTCTTACGCTGCCGCCCCAGCTCGACATCGCCGGCAAGAAGCCGTGGGAGATTCCGCACCTCGACACCATGGAGCTGTGGAAGTTTGGCGACCGTAAGTCCTTTACTTCCTTGCCGTTGCTGGCGGCCATGTTCAATATCCCGACGCCCAAAGACGATATCAACGGGTCGGATGTGGCGCGCGTGTACTACAACGAGCAAGACCTGCCGCGCATCGTGAAGTATTGCCAGAAAGACATTATCACCACGGCCCGCTTGCTTCAGCGCTTCCGCGGCGAAGAGCCCTTTTCCGACGAAGCTGTTGTGTATGCCGACGAATGGAATGCAGTGATGCGAAAACTGTAA
- a CDS encoding response regulator, producing the protein MEAPTRVLIYEDNADLRTSLSQLLSGYPGLELAGALGNCMQAETDIARLSPDVVLMDIDMPGISGIEGLRRIKAVAPKVNVVMLTVFEENDRVFDAICAGADGYLLKKTPPAKLLDAIGEVRAGGAPMTPAIARQVLRLFPKAPPKVVAEDAVTANLSAREQEILSLLVEGYSYKMIAADRGISLDTVRSHIKKIYEKLHVRSMTEAVSKALRQGLT; encoded by the coding sequence ATGGAAGCGCCCACTCGCGTACTTATTTACGAAGACAATGCCGACCTGCGCACCAGCCTTAGCCAACTCCTGTCCGGTTACCCGGGGCTGGAGCTGGCGGGTGCCCTCGGCAACTGCATGCAGGCCGAAACCGACATCGCGCGCCTCTCGCCCGACGTGGTGCTGATGGACATCGACATGCCCGGTATCAGCGGCATCGAAGGCCTGCGCCGCATCAAGGCGGTAGCGCCGAAAGTTAATGTGGTGATGCTCACGGTGTTTGAGGAAAACGACCGCGTTTTCGATGCAATCTGTGCTGGGGCCGATGGCTATTTGCTCAAGAAAACGCCTCCAGCCAAGCTCCTCGATGCCATCGGAGAAGTGCGGGCCGGGGGCGCCCCGATGACGCCCGCCATCGCCCGGCAAGTGCTGCGTTTGTTTCCGAAAGCGCCGCCCAAAGTGGTCGCGGAAGATGCCGTCACGGCCAACCTCAGCGCCCGCGAACAGGAAATTCTGAGCTTGCTAGTGGAAGGCTACAGCTACAAAATGATTGCCGCCGACCGCGGCATCAGCCTCGACACGGTGCGCTCGCACATCAAGAAAATCTACGAAAAGCTGCACGTCCGCTCCATGACCGAGGCCGTTTCGAAGGCCTTGCGCCAAGGGCTTACCTAA